The genomic segment ATAGAAGAATCAAAGATCTTGATATTGTTCAGAAAAAGATTAAATATAAATTCAAAAATATAGATTTACTCAATCAAGCCCTCACTCATAGTTCATTTATCAATGAAAACAGTAAGGAATTCAAAGATTATGAAAAATTTGAATTTTTAGGCGACGCGGTAATTGGGCTCATCGTGAGTGAATATTCTTTGAGAGAATTTGATAATTTTTCTGAAGGTGAGCTTTCTAAATTCAGATCAAGGCTCGTTAGCAAGGCTAACTTAGCTAATTTAGCACAGACGATTGATTTGGGAAAGTTTTTGTTGCTTGGCAAAGGAGAGGAAAGAACAAATGGAAGGGATAAATATTCAATCCTTGCCAGTTCTTTAGAGGCTTTGTTTGGAGCAATATTTTTAGATAGTGGTTATAAAAAAACAAGCTCCGTTTTTTTAAAATTCCTTAAAAATACTGATATTTCTTCAAAATTTTTTGATGATAGAGACTACAAAAGTAAGCTTCAAGAGCTTTTTCAGGAAAAAATGGGCAAACGACCCGTATATAAGGTTGTTGATGAATATGGACCAGATCATTCTAAGACCTTTGAAATTGGTATATGTATTAATAAAAAGATCTTAGAAAGAGCAAAAGGAAGAAGTAAGAAAGAGGCAGAGCAAAATGCTGCAAAAATGGTTTTAAGGAAAGTCAAGAAAGAAGGTTTTAATTTTTGAGACCTAAAATTATACCTGTCTTCATACCCCACCTCGGTTGTGTTAATGACTGTATTTATTGTGATCAAAAAAAGATAACAGGAATTGAGCATAAGATTTCAAATAGAAAGATTAGAAAGACTATAGATTTATACCTTTTAAAAATCTTCTCCGATTATCCGAACATATCCTCAAGAAATATTCAGATCGCTTTTTACGGCGGCAATTTTACCGGTCTTGATATATCCCATCAAGAATCTCTACTGGAGATTTCAAAAAGTTATGTGGAGAGGGGAAGTGTAGGAAGCGTACGTATATCCACCAGACCTGATTTTTTAGATCAAAAGAAATTGATTTTTTTAAAAGAGAGATATGTAAAAACAATTGAGATTGGTGTGCAGTCCCTCGACGATTCTGTCTTAGCCATATCAGGGAGAAATTATAGCTCTAGGGTTGTTTATGATTCATTTAACCTATTGCGTGATAACCATTTTCAGATAGGTATTCAAATTATGCTCGGATTGCCAGGTGACACTTTTGAAAGTTTAAAATCAACGATTAAAAAGATAATCAATTGGAAACCTGATTTTGTGAGATTATATCCAACCTTAGTTATTAAAGGAACTCCATTAGAGAAGCTGTATAAGGAGAGAAAATATAATCCAATGAACCTCGATGAGGTCATCAGCCTATGCAAAATAATTCTCTTAAATCTGGAGATAAATAATATTCCAGTTATCAGATTGGGATTGCATCCATCGTTCAGTTTGCTCGATAAAATCATTGATGGTCCTTTTCACCCCTCGCTTAAATATCTAGTTAAATCAGAAATTGATTATGATTTAATGAATTTGATTTTCAGAAAATACAAAAGAGAGGTTTGTAATAGCGTTATTTTTTATATTCCAGAAAAAAGTCTTTCAGAATTTAGAGGTTTTAAGCGAAAAAATATCTTAAGAATAAAAGAGAGATTTAAAATAAACAATATAGATTTTGTTGAGAAGAAAGAAATCAAACAAGGAAATCTAATAGCGAGTTTTGATAATAAAGAAATTAAAATGAGCCAAAAAGATTTAATGTATCAGAACGATTACTCTCTATAAAATCTTTTTTGATAGCTGGAAAGTAATGAAAACATTTTTAAGCTCTTTCTTGCTTCTAATTTTAGGAGTTATCCTTGTTGTTTTTATCTCTTGCCAAAATATTTCAAAAAATGAACTTTCTCATCCTGTTCAAGAATCAAACTCTAAAAATGCTTTTCTCTCAGAAAGATTTCATCAGCTATCCCCAAAGAGTATTGCAATACTCCCCTTTATAGATTCGATAAAGGCCTCTCATAAAGACAAAGAAGAAAATTTTCTTACAGTCGATTCTGAAACGATTAGAAAAATCTTTTATGGTCATTTTTCACCACTCGGCTATCTTGATATTGAGTTAAATCACATCGACAGGATATTGGATATCAATGGGATCAGTGCTGATACTAATTTAAAGAAAATCTCTTCCCAAAAATTGGGACAGTTACTTAATGCAGATGCAATCATTTATGGGGATTTAAATCATTTTAACATAACCTATGCCTTCCTCTATTCACAGATATCTCTTGGGATATCGATGGAGATGATTTCTACAAAAACAGGGGAGATATTGTGGAGGGTTGATGATATCAAAAAGAATCATAATGTTAGGATAGGTCTAGATCCCATATCTGTAATGACTGGTGCTGTCCAGGCAGCAATAGTTTTAAGAAAGAAAAATATTATTAGGTTAGCTGAAGATTTATCAAGAGATTTGGTTAAGACCATTCCTGCAGCAAAGACAGAAAGGACAAGTATAACGTACAAGGGATGGGTAGATTCTGATAGTGATATATATAAATTAAAAGGAGAGACCATTAAGGTCTATTTTAAAGGGAAAACCGATCTCAAGATCGTGTTTGATATTGAGTCTATTATTGAAAATGTTCCAATGGAAGAAAAAGAAATAGGGATATATAAGGGAATATACAAAGTCAAAAAAGGTGATAACATAATAAAACCAAAAATTATTATTCGTTTTACAGAAAGGGATAAAAAGGATTTTGATAATCAGCTTGAATTAAAAACAGAAATCATCTTAGATACGACTCCGCCTCCCCCTCCGAAAATCGTAGATATTAAGAGACTCTCAAATGGATTTCTGTTGGTATGGAGATATCCAGAGATAAAGGATTTTGATTCTTTTAAAATCTATAGAAGAAACATAAAAGGGGATTACATCCTCTTATCAAGAACTACTGATAAATCTTACTTTTTGAAAGGGGACATGAAAGATACTCAATCCTATATTTTAACGGCAGTTGATATGACAGGGAATGAGAGTGAAGGAATTGAGCTGGTGCCAAAGTTTTAGATAGTTAGAACTTTTCTCCCCCCTCTCTTTAAGTTCTTCATTGTAAGCCAAAAACTCTCGTTTCAAAGAAGCCTCATATCATCTAAAACTTTAGCGTTAAGACAATGAATCGTTATTTGATTATTCATGTCTTTCCTGTTCGGAAATGTAAGTTTTACTTTTTTTACATTGAATTTTTTTATACAATTATCTTATAAGTATCAAATGAACTTTACTCCACATAGAAGAAAAAGATTTGTCCATCGGATCTGTTTTTAATTTTTAAAAGGAGTATGTATGGAAGTATTGACTTTCTTTTTTACAAAGATAGCAGGAGATAACCCTGTTATTCAAGGTCTATTGGGAGGCATTATCATTACCTTTTTAAATATGATAGGAGCATTTCTGATTTTTCTGTTTAGAAATGTAACTCAGAAATTTTTAGACAGCTCTCTGGGATTTGCTGCAGGCATTATGTTGACAGCAAGCTTTACAAGTTTGATTATTCCTGGGATTGAGCATGGGGGAGTGATACCTGTAATGATAGGGATAGTTCTTGGGGTTCTCATGCTGGAGATTGGTAATAATACTATTCCTCATATCCATTTTGTTCTTGGTAGGGAAGGTATAGAAACAAAAAGAATAAAGGCAGTGTGGCTTTTCATTTTTGCTATAACCTTGCATAATATGCCGGAAGGACTCGCTGTAGGTGTAGGTTTTGGCTCTGGAAATCTTAACGATGCTTTGGTTTTGATGATGGCAATAGGGATTCAGAACATACCTGAGGGGCTGGCGGTTTCTGTTTCTTCATTGAGTGCTGGTCTTGGGAAACGGTTTTACGCAACCTTTGTTGGAATACGGGCAGGTCTTGTTGAAATTCCCCTTGCTCTTATAGGGGCTTGGGCAGCCCACTCGATGAAGCCCATTCTTCCTTATGCCATGGGATTTGCTGCTGGTGCTATGCTCTATGTAATAAGTGATGAAATTGTTCCTGAAACACACCGTAAAGGGCATGAGAGGCTGGCCACCTTAGGCACAATGGCTGGTATTGTTGTAATGCTTTATTTAGATGTGACCTTGGGATAATAGCTTTTACCTTTTCTTAAAAATTCCCTTATATGAAATAAATTCCATAGATATTCTAAAGATTATTCTGGTAAATATGAACAGCTAGTGAACATTTTAAGAAAGGGTGTATCTTAGATAAAAAGCTTAATGACTAATTACAGGCAGTTTTATGGTAAAGGTTGTTCCTTCCCTCTCTTTGCTCTTAACCAAAATATCCCCATTATGAGCCTTGATAATCCCGTAGGAAACTGATAAACCCAATCCCGTCCCCTTCTCCCTCTTCTTCGTGCTAAAAAAGGGCTCAAAGATCTTGTCCCTTATCTCCTCAGGGATGCCTAAACCTGTATCACTGATATCAATATGGACCACCCCATTATCCTCCCCTGTCTGAATCCTTATTTCACCACCCTCTGGCATCGCATCCTGAGCATTTAAGATGAGATTTAATAAAACCTGGTGCATCTGCTGAGAAGAAACCATCACCTTCGGCAGGTCAGATGAAAACTCCTCCACCACCTTTACATTGCTGAGAGAAAGCTGGTTCTTTGTTAATAAAAGGGTTTTTTGTACGACAGTGTTTATGTCCAATAACTCTTTTCTTTCTGCTTCAGGGCGATGAAAGGCTAAGAGCTGCTTGACGATATTGGATATCCTGTTGATCCCCTCCAGAGCAAATTTTAGATACTTTCTATTCTGGCTCTTTTGATCTATATTTTTCATAACAGTAGAGACAAAGCTATCAATGGCTTGAAGAGGGTTATTGATCTCATGGGCAATACTGGCTGCTAATCGTCCTGTGGCTGCTAACCTCTCAGAATGAATCAGTTGAGCCTGAACATCCTTGAGCTCCCTTGTTCTCTCTTCAACTTTCTTCTCTAACTCCTGTCCCCATCCCTCTAATTCCTTCTTAGCCTCTTCAAGATCGCCGAAAAGCTTTTCTAAATCTTTAAACAGCCTTTCATTCTCAAGAGCAATAGCAGCCTGATCAGCAAAGGCAGATAAGACCTCTACATCCTTTTCAGTGAATTCCCTTTGCTTTTTTGACACCACAATTATAACTCCAATTACTTTTCCTTCAATACACATGGGAACACCAAGAGCAGACCTGAAACCATATTTTTTTGCTATCTCCCTGTGTTCGGGAAGAAGCATTGGATAATCAAAATAATTATCAGGAATAATAAGAGGTTTCTTCTCTTTAGCAATCCAACCACTTACACTCTCACCGATCTTTACTCTCTCCTTTTTCATTATCTCCATCCCTTCTTTCGTACCACTACCTCGAATAAGATAGTCTCCCTCTCTAACCCTGTAATTACATAAATCTGCACCAATGATTTGAGTAGCCTGCTCTGCTATCCAAGGGAGGAGGTCTTCTTTAGGAACAGTAGAAGTAATCTTTTTTCCCAATTTATAAAGGGCGTTAAGCTGATCTTTTGCTTTTTTTCTCTCTTTTATATCCCTAATTATAAACCAATATTTTAGAATTCTCTTACTCTTATCATGCTCAGCTATACCACGAAAACTAACCTCGACTTCTGTACCGTCCTTCTTTACAAACTGAAGCTCTTTATCGATAACCCCATTTTTCTTGAATTTAGGGAAAAAATCATCAAACTGCTTCTTGGTCTTTTCTTCCATAAGTATCAATATATGTTTTCCTATCAGTTCATCCTTATTGTAGTCAAACATATTTTCAATCGTCTTATTTACTTCTAAGATTATCCCCTTATTATCTAAAGAACAGTAACCATAAGGGGCATTATCATAAAATTTCTTCAATCTCTCCCCAGATTCTTTTAGGGCCTTGTTCGCATTCTTGTGCTCGTTGATTAAATGCTCCAGTTGAGAATTCTTGTAGATTAAG from the Nitrospinota bacterium genome contains:
- the rnc gene encoding ribonuclease III, with the protein product MNMVSLGNRRIKDLDIVQKKIKYKFKNIDLLNQALTHSSFINENSKEFKDYEKFEFLGDAVIGLIVSEYSLREFDNFSEGELSKFRSRLVSKANLANLAQTIDLGKFLLLGKGEERTNGRDKYSILASSLEALFGAIFLDSGYKKTSSVFLKFLKNTDISSKFFDDRDYKSKLQELFQEKMGKRPVYKVVDEYGPDHSKTFEIGICINKKILERAKGRSKKEAEQNAAKMVLRKVKKEGFNF
- a CDS encoding radical SAM protein; protein product: MRPKIIPVFIPHLGCVNDCIYCDQKKITGIEHKISNRKIRKTIDLYLLKIFSDYPNISSRNIQIAFYGGNFTGLDISHQESLLEISKSYVERGSVGSVRISTRPDFLDQKKLIFLKERYVKTIEIGVQSLDDSVLAISGRNYSSRVVYDSFNLLRDNHFQIGIQIMLGLPGDTFESLKSTIKKIINWKPDFVRLYPTLVIKGTPLEKLYKERKYNPMNLDEVISLCKIILLNLEINNIPVIRLGLHPSFSLLDKIIDGPFHPSLKYLVKSEIDYDLMNLIFRKYKREVCNSVIFYIPEKSLSEFRGFKRKNILRIKERFKINNIDFVEKKEIKQGNLIASFDNKEIKMSQKDLMYQNDYSL
- a CDS encoding GNA1162 family protein codes for the protein MKTFLSSFLLLILGVILVVFISCQNISKNELSHPVQESNSKNAFLSERFHQLSPKSIAILPFIDSIKASHKDKEENFLTVDSETIRKIFYGHFSPLGYLDIELNHIDRILDINGISADTNLKKISSQKLGQLLNADAIIYGDLNHFNITYAFLYSQISLGISMEMISTKTGEILWRVDDIKKNHNVRIGLDPISVMTGAVQAAIVLRKKNIIRLAEDLSRDLVKTIPAAKTERTSITYKGWVDSDSDIYKLKGETIKVYFKGKTDLKIVFDIESIIENVPMEEKEIGIYKGIYKVKKGDNIIKPKIIIRFTERDKKDFDNQLELKTEIILDTTPPPPPKIVDIKRLSNGFLLVWRYPEIKDFDSFKIYRRNIKGDYILLSRTTDKSYFLKGDMKDTQSYILTAVDMTGNESEGIELVPKF
- a CDS encoding ZIP family metal transporter, giving the protein MEVLTFFFTKIAGDNPVIQGLLGGIIITFLNMIGAFLIFLFRNVTQKFLDSSLGFAAGIMLTASFTSLIIPGIEHGGVIPVMIGIVLGVLMLEIGNNTIPHIHFVLGREGIETKRIKAVWLFIFAITLHNMPEGLAVGVGFGSGNLNDALVLMMAIGIQNIPEGLAVSVSSLSAGLGKRFYATFVGIRAGLVEIPLALIGAWAAHSMKPILPYAMGFAAGAMLYVISDEIVPETHRKGHERLATLGTMAGIVVMLYLDVTLG
- a CDS encoding ATP-binding protein; this encodes MEPPIKTKEIKIPAEIKKKWQSIVNIMAEVIHVPAVLIMRVNPPYIEVFRSSKSKNNPYKVGDKEHLAGLYCEKVIKTRKKLLVSNALKDKNWKENPDIKLGMISYFGFPLIWPNGDTFGTICVLDLKENRYSKLYEKLILQSKDLVETHLGLIYKNSQLEHLINEHKNANKALKESGERLKKFYDNAPYGYCSLDNKGIILEVNKTIENMFDYNKDELIGKHILILMEEKTKKQFDDFFPKFKKNGVIDKELQFVKKDGTEVEVSFRGIAEHDKSKRILKYWFIIRDIKERKKAKDQLNALYKLGKKITSTVPKEDLLPWIAEQATQIIGADLCNYRVREGDYLIRGSGTKEGMEIMKKERVKIGESVSGWIAKEKKPLIIPDNYFDYPMLLPEHREIAKKYGFRSALGVPMCIEGKVIGVIIVVSKKQREFTEKDVEVLSAFADQAAIALENERLFKDLEKLFGDLEEAKKELEGWGQELEKKVEERTRELKDVQAQLIHSERLAATGRLAASIAHEINNPLQAIDSFVSTVMKNIDQKSQNRKYLKFALEGINRISNIVKQLLAFHRPEAERKELLDINTVVQKTLLLTKNQLSLSNVKVVEEFSSDLPKVMVSSQQMHQVLLNLILNAQDAMPEGGEIRIQTGEDNGVVHIDISDTGLGIPEEIRDKIFEPFFSTKKREKGTGLGLSVSYGIIKAHNGDILVKSKEREGTTFTIKLPVISH